A single Pseudodesulfovibrio aespoeensis Aspo-2 DNA region contains:
- the buk gene encoding butyrate kinase, with amino-acid sequence MKSGKARRKDGHPLRIFVINPGSTSTRLALYAGGQAVFSREFQHDKAEIARFPHVADQFAYRLAAVETALADGRIDPGTLDGVAGRGGLLRPMEGGVYEVSDAMLDDLQSARYGEHACNLGASLAREVARRAGVGAYIVDPVVTDELADVARITGLPDIRRRSLFHALSQRGAARTAAARLGVAYGEADFIVCHMGGGISIGAHRRGRVVEVVNALDGEGPFSPERTGGLPLVPVLEMLERGEQTPATLKRAVLREGGLFAHLGTNDLREVVRRMGENDDQARTLFQALAYGVSRHIGSLAPALADEAGRVTVAAVVLTGGLARSAQLVHEIMRMVGYLGPVEVVTGDEEMAALAGGVIRALTGAEPVKTYGPAGGL; translated from the coding sequence ATGAAGAGCGGGAAAGCACGGCGCAAAGACGGGCACCCCCTGCGGATATTTGTCATCAATCCCGGCTCCACCTCCACCCGGCTGGCCCTGTATGCGGGCGGACAGGCCGTGTTCTCGCGCGAGTTCCAGCACGACAAGGCCGAGATCGCCCGATTCCCCCATGTCGCGGACCAGTTCGCCTACCGGCTGGCTGCCGTGGAAACGGCCCTGGCCGACGGGCGCATTGATCCCGGCACTCTGGATGGCGTGGCTGGCCGTGGTGGGCTGCTGCGTCCCATGGAGGGCGGTGTTTACGAAGTGTCCGACGCAATGCTCGATGATCTGCAATCGGCCCGTTACGGCGAGCACGCCTGCAACCTGGGCGCGTCCCTGGCGCGCGAGGTGGCACGACGGGCCGGGGTGGGCGCGTACATCGTCGACCCGGTGGTCACGGACGAGCTGGCAGACGTGGCCCGGATTACCGGCCTGCCGGATATCCGCCGCCGCAGCCTGTTCCACGCCCTGAGCCAGCGTGGCGCGGCGCGCACTGCGGCGGCCCGGCTCGGCGTGGCTTATGGTGAGGCGGATTTCATCGTCTGCCACATGGGCGGGGGCATCTCCATCGGCGCGCACCGGCGCGGGCGGGTGGTGGAGGTGGTCAACGCCCTGGACGGCGAGGGGCCGTTCTCGCCCGAGCGCACGGGCGGACTGCCGCTTGTGCCGGTGCTGGAGATGCTTGAGCGCGGGGAGCAGACCCCGGCCACGCTCAAGCGGGCCGTGCTGCGCGAGGGCGGGCTTTTCGCCCACCTGGGCACCAACGACCTGCGCGAGGTCGTCCGGCGCATGGGCGAAAACGACGACCAGGCGCGCACCCTGTTCCAGGCCCTGGCCTACGGGGTTTCCCGGCACATCGGCTCCCTGGCCCCGGCCCTGGCGGACGAGGCCGGGCGCGTGACCGTGGCCGCGGTAGTGCTTACGGGCGGGTTGGCCCGCAGCGCGCAACTTGTCCATGAAATTATGAGGATGGTCGGCTATCTCGGCCCGGTGGAGGTGGTCACTGGCGACGAGGAGATGGCGGCCCTGGCCGGGGGTGTGATCCGCGCCCTGACCGGGGCGGAGCCGGTCAAGACCTATGGCCCGGCAGGCGGGCTGTGA
- the ilvN gene encoding acetolactate synthase small subunit: MKRTISALARNEPGVLAKMATEFSRYAANILSLAAGETENPQVSRIVACIEGDNAALDEISRYLEGLETIIQVDDLSRKDFVDRELVLVKVVMDPERTAQLMQVFEVFRASVVGMGQETITVEMAGDQERVEGLIHMLKPYGIKSMCRSGMIALKRGDE; this comes from the coding sequence TTGAAACGCACCATTTCCGCCCTGGCCCGCAACGAGCCGGGCGTGCTTGCCAAGATGGCCACGGAGTTCAGCCGCTATGCGGCCAACATTCTGTCCCTGGCCGCCGGGGAGACGGAAAACCCCCAGGTCTCCCGCATCGTTGCCTGCATCGAGGGGGACAACGCGGCCCTGGACGAGATCAGCCGCTATCTGGAGGGGCTTGAGACCATCATCCAGGTGGACGACCTGTCGCGCAAGGATTTCGTGGACCGCGAGCTGGTTCTGGTCAAGGTGGTCATGGACCCTGAGCGCACAGCCCAGCTGATGCAGGTCTTTGAGGTCTTCCGGGCCAGCGTGGTGGGCATGGGCCAGGAGACCATCACCGTGGAGATGGCCGGCGACCAGGAGCGGGTCGAGGGGCTCATCCACATGCTCAAGCCCTATGGCATCAAGTCCATGTGCCGCTCGGGCATGATCGCCCTCAAGCGCGGGGACGAATAG
- a CDS encoding universal stress protein: MTQDQTPLRILICIGGGPEAFAGLKFAARLARHSCADIGLLYVRAQDSGLNSGGMEVRVARQNILDWGLELPGMTALRKARDILLELGEIKGEAEWRHAEISGDPAGEYIREYENPCGGTVSLKLRISPDVTSTVADEAERFDADLVIVGGSPKPVEGLRRYFTPKSLALTVAAHCARPVIVARHLEPGHGHLVCVQETKRSQAMLDRAVRYAKACDCPSTLLSVAPDEAGRESAQRAVNEADAYFREHGVTPHELLVEVGNPAEIITEIGYDFSLIVMAESAKPWFAKTFSVAHEVAARARNSVLIVK; this comes from the coding sequence ATGACACAGGACCAGACCCCCCTGAGGATTCTCATCTGCATCGGCGGAGGCCCGGAGGCGTTCGCCGGGCTGAAGTTCGCGGCCCGGCTGGCCCGGCACAGCTGCGCCGACATCGGGCTGCTCTACGTCCGCGCCCAGGACAGCGGCCTGAACTCGGGCGGCATGGAGGTGCGCGTGGCCCGCCAGAACATCCTCGACTGGGGCCTGGAGCTGCCCGGCATGACCGCCCTGCGCAAGGCCCGCGACATCCTGCTTGAGCTGGGCGAGATCAAGGGCGAGGCCGAGTGGCGGCACGCGGAGATCAGCGGCGACCCGGCGGGCGAATATATCCGCGAGTACGAGAACCCGTGCGGCGGCACCGTGTCGCTCAAGCTGCGCATCAGCCCGGACGTGACCAGCACGGTGGCGGACGAAGCCGAGCGGTTCGACGCGGATCTGGTCATCGTGGGCGGCTCGCCCAAGCCGGTGGAGGGGCTGCGCCGATATTTCACGCCCAAGTCCCTGGCCCTGACCGTGGCCGCCCACTGCGCGCGGCCCGTGATCGTGGCCCGCCACCTGGAGCCGGGCCACGGCCACCTCGTCTGCGTGCAGGAGACTAAGCGCTCACAGGCCATGCTGGACCGCGCCGTGCGCTACGCCAAGGCGTGCGACTGCCCGTCCACCCTCCTGTCTGTGGCCCCGGACGAGGCCGGACGCGAGAGCGCGCAGCGCGCCGTTAACGAGGCCGACGCCTACTTCAGGGAACACGGCGTCACGCCGCACGAGCTGCTGGTGGAGGTGGGCAATCCGGCGGAAATCATCACCGAAATCGGGTACGACTTCTCCCTGATCGTCATGGCCGAGTCGGCCAAGCCGTGGTTTGCCAAGACCTTCAGCGTGGCCCACGAGGTGGCGGCCCGGGCCAGGAACTCGGTGCTCATCGTCAAATAG
- the murI gene encoding glutamate racemase — protein sequence MENAAKLPIGMFDSGVGGLTVLRALRERMPCEDVVYLGDTARLPYGTKSPQTVSRYAVQCAAELVRREIKLLVVACNTASAVAIGPLREAYPGIPVIGVVEPGAQAACRATRNQAIGVIATEATIAGGAYHRAIHAIAPEARIVGHPCQLFVALAEEGWIDGPVAEGVAARYLHPVFRPASGTESPVIPDTLVLGCTHFPLLAPAIRSVLDPSVVIVDSAATTAETVYAELARLNLGRPGTGCGDTAYLTTDDAARFARTGTRFLGTPITEHQVELVDL from the coding sequence ATGGAAAATGCGGCAAAACTGCCCATCGGCATGTTTGATTCCGGGGTGGGCGGGCTGACTGTGCTGCGCGCCCTGCGCGAGCGGATGCCCTGCGAGGACGTGGTTTACCTGGGCGACACGGCGCGGCTGCCTTACGGCACCAAGTCGCCCCAGACCGTGTCGCGCTACGCCGTGCAGTGCGCGGCAGAGCTGGTGCGCCGGGAGATCAAGCTCTTGGTGGTGGCCTGCAACACGGCCTCTGCCGTGGCCATCGGCCCCCTGCGCGAGGCGTATCCCGGCATCCCGGTCATCGGGGTGGTGGAGCCGGGCGCTCAGGCTGCCTGCCGGGCCACCCGCAACCAGGCCATCGGCGTCATCGCCACCGAGGCGACCATTGCGGGCGGGGCCTACCATCGCGCCATCCACGCCATCGCGCCAGAGGCCCGCATTGTGGGCCATCCCTGCCAGCTCTTCGTGGCCCTGGCCGAGGAGGGGTGGATCGACGGCCCGGTGGCCGAGGGCGTGGCCGCCAGATATCTGCATCCCGTATTCCGGCCCGCTTCAGGCACGGAAAGCCCGGTCATCCCAGACACCCTGGTCCTGGGCTGCACCCATTTCCCGCTGCTGGCTCCGGCCATCCGCAGCGTGCTCGACCCGTCCGTGGTCATCGTGGATTCCGCAGCCACCACGGCAGAGACCGTGTATGCCGAGCTGGCCCGGCTGAACCTGGGCAGGCCCGGCACGGGCTGCGGCGACACCGCCTACCTGACCACCGACGACGCGGCCCGGTTCGCGCGCACAGGCACGCGCTTCCTGGGCACGCCCATCACCGAGCATCAGGTGGAGTTGGTGGATCTGTAG
- a CDS encoding HDOD domain-containing protein: MALTPLDQLTAGMVLSGDLKSADGRLLFRSGTPLEARHIELLRRVGVSGAEVEPPASELPPETLREIEEYVRGFFLYANPDSAPVIAMFRMALEMTGEAVSKGWQLPDANTRRAASVEHMQDIFLKGMGTPETIARHETELASFPDIYFRIREVLEDESASSARIAKVVGTDMSLSAKLIKLVNSPLYGLSQPIDSISRAVTLVGAKELSTLALGISAINYFKDIPHELVDMRTFWRHSITCGIFAKILAGTQVGISPERSFIAGLLHDVGRLILFKKLPYASTEAMLFARENSIPLVEAERAVMDFTHTDISRPLLAAWKFPEELADMINYHHNPMEFPNPLEPAIVHVADCLTNAVEIAQGGMYVVPDVDEDAWELLGLDAETVLVAAADRYCEQIDNILEAFF; the protein is encoded by the coding sequence TTGGCTCTCACACCCCTTGATCAACTGACCGCCGGCATGGTTCTGTCCGGCGACCTGAAGTCTGCCGACGGCAGGCTGCTCTTCAGGTCCGGCACACCTCTGGAGGCCCGGCACATTGAGCTGCTCCGGCGCGTCGGGGTGTCGGGTGCCGAGGTAGAACCTCCGGCGAGCGAGCTGCCGCCCGAGACCCTCAGGGAAATCGAGGAGTATGTCAGGGGCTTCTTCCTCTATGCCAACCCGGACAGCGCGCCGGTCATCGCCATGTTCCGCATGGCCCTCGAAATGACCGGCGAGGCCGTGTCCAAGGGATGGCAGCTGCCGGACGCGAATACCCGCCGGGCGGCCAGCGTCGAGCACATGCAGGATATCTTCCTCAAAGGCATGGGCACGCCCGAAACCATCGCTAGGCACGAGACCGAGCTGGCGAGTTTTCCGGACATCTATTTCCGCATCAGGGAGGTGCTGGAGGACGAGAGCGCCTCGTCGGCCCGCATCGCCAAGGTGGTGGGCACGGACATGAGCCTGTCGGCCAAGCTCATCAAGCTGGTCAACAGCCCGCTCTACGGCCTGTCCCAGCCCATCGACTCCATCAGCCGGGCCGTGACCCTGGTGGGGGCCAAGGAGCTCTCCACCCTGGCCCTGGGCATTTCGGCCATCAATTATTTCAAGGATATCCCTCACGAACTGGTGGATATGCGCACCTTCTGGCGGCACTCCATCACCTGTGGCATCTTTGCCAAGATCCTGGCCGGAACCCAGGTTGGCATCTCGCCGGAGCGCAGCTTCATCGCCGGGCTGCTCCACGACGTGGGCAGGCTGATCCTGTTCAAGAAACTGCCCTACGCCTCCACCGAGGCCATGCTCTTTGCCCGTGAGAACTCCATCCCCCTGGTGGAGGCCGAGCGCGCGGTCATGGACTTCACCCACACCGACATCAGCCGCCCGCTGCTTGCGGCCTGGAAGTTCCCGGAGGAGCTGGCGGACATGATCAACTACCACCACAATCCCATGGAATTTCCCAATCCGCTCGAACCGGCCATCGTCCATGTGGCCGACTGCCTGACCAATGCGGTGGAGATCGCCCAGGGGGGCATGTATGTGGTGCCGGACGTGGACGAAGACGCCTGGGAACTGCTCGGCCTTGACGCCGAGACCGTGCTGGTCGCGGCTGCGGACCGGTACTGCGAGCAGATCGACAACATCCTCGAAGCGTTCTTCTAG
- a CDS encoding EAL and HDOD domain-containing protein, protein MVDVDSLYESFFVARQPVFQTDESIWGYELLFRAGEANVAEIANDSQATSAVIADGLSMALEGLPETAQVLINFPEQMLLDGVGFALPSDRCVVEVLEHVRPTPEVLDAVRRLKDAGYAIAVDDYFGQPELRPFLELADILKIDILALGADPERIRAAVAGIGGLGCRLLAEKVEDNATFRQLGGMGFTLFQGFFFSRPEILTGRKLSTSELTRLQLLSELSGLDFDPKRLSEILQSDPNLSYRLFRYINSAGFGLRQKVTSLKRAIDMMGMLQARQWLSAVLLADMNPASRSGELALMAVQRARFLEGLCAETGQKICKPDAVFISGLFSLLDTMLGMRMDDILATLPLDESIVKGLCGEGEIHDLLSLAHSYERGHWADTSRRISRLGLTTSQVDRLYAQSRHWAQRMVGGG, encoded by the coding sequence ATGGTTGATGTAGATTCCCTGTACGAGTCCTTTTTCGTGGCCCGGCAGCCGGTGTTTCAGACCGACGAGAGCATCTGGGGCTACGAGCTGCTCTTTCGCGCGGGCGAGGCCAATGTGGCCGAGATCGCCAACGATTCCCAGGCCACCTCGGCGGTCATTGCCGACGGCCTGTCCATGGCCCTGGAAGGGTTGCCGGAAACCGCACAGGTGCTGATCAACTTCCCGGAGCAGATGCTGCTCGACGGGGTGGGCTTTGCCCTGCCAAGCGACCGATGCGTGGTCGAGGTGCTGGAGCACGTCAGGCCCACGCCCGAGGTGCTCGACGCCGTGCGCAGGCTCAAGGATGCGGGCTACGCCATTGCCGTGGACGATTATTTTGGCCAGCCCGAACTGCGTCCTTTCCTGGAGCTGGCCGACATCCTCAAGATCGACATCCTCGCCCTGGGGGCCGACCCGGAGCGCATCCGGGCCGCCGTGGCCGGGATTGGCGGCCTCGGCTGCCGACTGCTGGCCGAAAAGGTGGAGGACAACGCCACCTTCCGCCAGCTCGGCGGCATGGGGTTCACCCTGTTCCAGGGCTTCTTCTTCAGCAGGCCGGAGATCCTGACCGGGCGCAAGCTCTCCACCTCGGAGCTGACCCGGCTGCAACTCCTGAGCGAGCTCTCCGGGCTGGACTTTGACCCCAAACGGTTGAGCGAGATACTCCAGTCCGACCCCAACCTGAGCTACCGGCTGTTCCGCTACATCAACTCCGCCGGGTTCGGGCTGCGCCAGAAGGTCACCTCGCTCAAGCGGGCCATCGACATGATGGGCATGCTCCAGGCCCGGCAGTGGCTCAGCGCGGTGCTGCTGGCTGACATGAACCCGGCATCCCGGTCCGGCGAGCTGGCCCTTATGGCCGTGCAGCGGGCCCGGTTCCTCGAGGGGTTGTGCGCTGAAACGGGCCAGAAGATCTGCAAGCCCGACGCCGTGTTCATCTCCGGCCTCTTCTCGCTGCTCGACACCATGCTCGGTATGCGCATGGACGACATCCTGGCCACCCTGCCCCTGGACGAGTCCATCGTCAAAGGCCTTTGCGGCGAGGGCGAGATCCACGATCTGCTCTCCCTGGCCCACAGCTACGAGCGCGGCCACTGGGCCGACACCTCCCGCCGCATCAGCCGCCTGGGCCTGACCACCAGCCAGGTCGATCGTCTCTACGCCCAGTCCCGCCACTGGGCCCAACGCATGGTCGGCGGCGGATAA
- a CDS encoding CheR family methyltransferase, whose product MGSLFSNAISLRKSVGISDAEFMQLRDFIYEKCGIFVDIKRKYLFESRFSKRLNDLGLPGFADYIKYLKFDMRKNEELATLFELVTTNETSFCRDGKQLEAFQDKVLKEVLDAQRKAGRLELNIWSAGCSSGEEPYTLSILLHETLRAEIARWRIAITAVDLSRAMVERAREGVYADYAFKTTPDDIRQKYFVNSPSGWKIKPEVARIVTFQEMNLNDPLALKRVPRSHIVFCRNVVIYFDDAMKRKVVSSFYDNLLPGGYLMLGHSETLHKVSSSFKPVYHPGTIAYLKEG is encoded by the coding sequence ATGGGATCGCTTTTTTCCAACGCCATATCACTGCGTAAAAGTGTCGGAATTTCCGACGCCGAGTTCATGCAGTTGCGCGACTTCATTTACGAAAAATGCGGCATTTTCGTGGACATCAAGCGCAAGTATCTCTTTGAGAGTCGTTTTTCCAAGCGGTTGAACGACCTGGGCCTGCCCGGATTCGCCGACTACATCAAGTATCTCAAGTTCGATATGCGCAAGAATGAAGAGCTGGCAACGCTCTTTGAGCTGGTGACCACCAACGAGACGAGCTTCTGCCGCGACGGCAAGCAGCTGGAAGCGTTCCAGGACAAGGTGCTCAAGGAGGTGCTCGACGCCCAGCGCAAGGCGGGGCGGCTGGAGCTGAACATCTGGTCCGCCGGGTGTTCGTCGGGCGAGGAGCCGTACACCCTGTCCATCCTCCTGCACGAGACCCTGCGCGCCGAAATCGCCCGCTGGCGTATTGCCATCACCGCCGTGGACCTGTCCAGGGCCATGGTCGAGCGGGCCAGGGAAGGCGTGTACGCCGACTACGCCTTCAAGACCACGCCCGACGACATCCGGCAGAAATATTTTGTCAACTCGCCGAGCGGCTGGAAGATCAAGCCCGAAGTGGCCCGGATCGTCACCTTTCAGGAGATGAACCTGAACGACCCCCTGGCCTTGAAGCGGGTTCCGCGTTCGCATATCGTTTTCTGCCGGAATGTGGTAATTTACTTTGATGACGCCATGAAGCGGAAGGTGGTCAGTTCGTTCTACGACAACCTCCTGCCCGGCGGGTATCTGATGCTTGGCCATTCCGAGACACTGCACAAGGTCTCGTCCTCGTTCAAGCCCGTTTACCACCCCGGAACCATCGCGTACCTGAAGGAAGGCTAG
- a CDS encoding phosphate acyltransferase: protein MAEWSVTSNNAPIASLDALVRAARSHGPGGTMPRVAIARSAEGFVLRAGIEAFERGIAEPILIGDLDATRRIADARGLDISPFRSIDMGDDQQAVAEAVRLFRQGEAQLIMKGLVPTVTLLKGVLDKETGVPHPSRILSHVAVFESPLDGRLMLMTDPGVNINPNLQRKADILRNALDVARCLGMDRPRVAILAATEKVNYPAMPATLDADILTKMAARGEFGDAVVAGPLSLDLALSGEIAACKRFESPVAGCADILVTPNIEAGNILYKSLSVFCGCVMAAVVVGSLVPVVVPSRGDSNASKFLSIALASLLARRTRA, encoded by the coding sequence ATGGCGGAGTGGTCCGTGACCAGCAACAACGCGCCCATCGCCAGCCTGGACGCGCTGGTGCGCGCCGCCCGCAGCCACGGGCCGGGCGGGACCATGCCCAGGGTGGCCATTGCCCGGTCAGCCGAGGGGTTTGTGCTCCGGGCCGGGATCGAGGCCTTTGAGCGCGGCATTGCCGAGCCTATCCTCATCGGCGACCTGGACGCCACCCGGCGCATCGCCGATGCGCGCGGTCTGGACATCTCCCCCTTTCGCTCCATTGACATGGGCGACGACCAGCAGGCCGTGGCCGAGGCCGTGCGCCTGTTTCGCCAGGGGGAGGCCCAGCTGATCATGAAGGGGCTGGTGCCCACGGTCACCCTGCTCAAGGGGGTGCTGGACAAGGAAACCGGCGTGCCCCATCCCTCGCGCATCCTCAGCCATGTGGCGGTCTTCGAGTCGCCCCTGGACGGGCGGCTGATGCTCATGACCGATCCGGGCGTGAACATCAATCCCAACCTGCAACGCAAGGCGGACATCCTCAGGAACGCCTTGGATGTGGCCCGCTGCCTGGGCATGGACAGGCCGCGTGTCGCCATTCTGGCGGCCACGGAGAAGGTCAACTACCCGGCCATGCCCGCCACGCTGGACGCCGATATCCTGACCAAGATGGCGGCCAGGGGCGAGTTCGGCGATGCGGTGGTGGCCGGACCGCTCTCCCTGGATCTGGCCCTGTCCGGCGAAATCGCGGCCTGCAAGCGGTTCGAAAGCCCGGTGGCCGGGTGCGCCGACATTCTGGTCACCCCCAACATCGAGGCGGGCAACATCCTCTACAAGTCCCTGTCCGTGTTCTGCGGCTGCGTCATGGCCGCCGTGGTGGTGGGCAGCCTGGTGCCGGTGGTGGTCCCGTCGCGCGGCGATTCCAATGCCAGCAAATTTCTCTCCATTGCCCTGGCCAGCCTGCTGGCCCGCCGGACACGCGCATGA
- a CDS encoding bile acid:sodium symporter family protein, which yields MTHRLLDAFRHLVRKNLLLLGILGAIWLSMHHPVPESILGAFDVNAPLVALIFAIQGLHMSFKGCGRIRDYAAMIGVAALVSVVCYPLLAAGLSALFGLEADFHIGFILLASLPTSLEAAMAMAASAGGDPLTAVILLVSLNLIGIATIPANIALWVGGAAHVSEMAVLQNLLFYLFIPAIAGQLLRRAFPTLPARTERMTRHVPMVCIVILVYTSCSSESALFHSLRLSDLAHIIIPCVLLHVIMVGAAHVASRKWLRMEIPASRSFLFITAEKPMSLSVALWSMTYAAHHPLAIFPILVFYVCQVVFDSALVAGMLRNDLTKAEAATQRNTATD from the coding sequence ATGACCCACCGCCTCCTCGACGCATTCCGCCATCTCGTCCGCAAGAACCTGCTGCTGCTCGGCATTCTCGGCGCCATTTGGCTGAGCATGCACCACCCGGTTCCCGAGTCGATCCTTGGCGCCTTTGATGTCAACGCCCCGCTGGTGGCCCTGATCTTCGCCATCCAGGGGCTGCACATGTCTTTTAAGGGCTGCGGCAGGATTCGCGACTATGCGGCCATGATCGGGGTGGCCGCCCTGGTCTCGGTGGTCTGCTATCCCCTGCTGGCCGCCGGGCTGTCCGCGCTTTTCGGCCTGGAGGCCGACTTCCACATCGGGTTCATCCTCCTGGCCAGCCTGCCCACCTCGCTGGAGGCGGCCATGGCCATGGCCGCCAGCGCCGGGGGCGATCCGCTGACAGCGGTCATTCTGCTCGTCTCCCTCAACCTCATCGGCATCGCCACCATCCCGGCCAACATCGCCCTGTGGGTGGGGGGCGCGGCCCATGTCAGCGAAATGGCCGTGCTGCAAAACCTGCTCTTCTACCTCTTCATCCCGGCCATCGCCGGGCAGCTGTTGCGCCGGGCGTTCCCCACCCTGCCCGCCCGGACAGAGCGCATGACCCGGCACGTGCCCATGGTCTGCATCGTCATCCTGGTCTACACCTCCTGCTCCAGCGAATCCGCCCTGTTCCACTCTCTGCGCCTCAGTGACCTCGCGCACATCATCATCCCCTGCGTCCTGCTCCATGTGATCATGGTCGGCGCGGCCCATGTGGCGAGCCGCAAGTGGCTGCGCATGGAGATTCCGGCCTCGCGCTCGTTCCTGTTCATCACCGCCGAAAAGCCCATGTCCCTGTCCGTGGCCCTGTGGAGCATGACCTACGCGGCCCATCACCCCCTGGCCATCTTCCCCATCCTCGTCTTCTATGTCTGCCAGGTGGTCTTTGACAGCGCCCTGGTGGCGGGCATGCTCCGCAACGACCTGACCAAAGCCGAAGCCGCCACGCAGCGCAACACCGCAACGGACTGA
- a CDS encoding electron transport complex, RnfABCDGE type, subunit B, with amino-acid sequence MCNAVFLAAFLAIALAGLTLLRCTRSASPNALMLTRALASLEGPDCETPGDEDLYETACVTGRDALPCPS; translated from the coding sequence ATGTGCAATGCCGTTTTTCTGGCCGCGTTTCTCGCCATCGCCCTTGCCGGGCTCACCCTGCTGCGCTGCACCCGGAGCGCGAGCCCCAATGCGCTGATGCTGACCCGCGCCCTGGCCAGCCTGGAAGGACCGGACTGCGAAACGCCCGGCGATGAAGACCTGTACGAGACGGCCTGCGTCACAGGCCGCGACGCCCTGCCCTGCCCGTCCTGA
- a CDS encoding SLC13 family permease has translation MVHYLREKRWFLITLVIQAAMLLAPAPEGISPQGWRVLIMTVGATILFVTEPIPLPAVALLIILGQVFLLDLDSSLVASSLMKDSVLFIMGSLMLAVALVKQKLDKRLALLIVSITGSNTYNIAFGISIFSGILASFVGEHTVAAMMLPVALSLLQLATDDEDKRRGLAVILLFSISYACAMAGIGTPSGGARNAIMIDYLRDFFFVADDPATHVFSVSYLKWMIYAYPVFLVQLPLMHLILRRTFKTDMADLGPAVDTLKAQVGEEGALTGQHYLAIGLFLLTLVGWVGFSSEVGMGTIAILGATLFLVTGLVRWQDINSGVNWGVVLLYAAAISLGVQMRDTGAAAWLAGLFMDGLAPLGMDRGIGLLAAVMILTTLLTNTMSNGAAVAVLGPIVLSIAMESGSNPLAVGMTTAMSSAFAYFTVIGTPASTIVHSSGYLRSSDFMRVGWRMALMSFAVLLLASKLYWPLVGL, from the coding sequence ATGGTACACTATCTGCGCGAAAAACGGTGGTTCCTCATCACCCTGGTCATCCAGGCGGCCATGCTCCTCGCGCCCGCACCAGAGGGGATTTCGCCCCAAGGATGGCGGGTGCTGATCATGACCGTCGGCGCCACCATCCTGTTCGTCACCGAGCCCATCCCCCTGCCTGCCGTGGCCCTGCTCATCATCCTGGGCCAGGTCTTCCTGCTCGATCTCGATTCGTCGCTGGTGGCCAGCTCGCTGATGAAGGATTCGGTCCTGTTCATCATGGGCTCGCTCATGCTGGCCGTGGCCCTGGTCAAGCAGAAGCTCGACAAGCGGCTTGCCCTGCTCATCGTCAGTATTACGGGATCGAATACATATAACATAGCGTTTGGTATTTCGATCTTTTCCGGCATCCTGGCCTCGTTCGTCGGCGAGCACACGGTGGCGGCCATGATGCTGCCCGTGGCCCTGTCCCTGCTCCAGCTGGCCACGGACGACGAGGACAAACGACGCGGACTGGCCGTGATCCTGCTCTTTTCCATCTCCTACGCCTGCGCCATGGCGGGCATCGGCACCCCGTCGGGCGGGGCGCGCAACGCCATCATGATCGACTACCTGCGCGACTTCTTTTTTGTGGCCGACGATCCGGCCACCCATGTCTTCAGCGTCAGCTATCTCAAGTGGATGATCTACGCCTACCCGGTCTTCCTGGTCCAGCTGCCCCTGATGCACCTGATCCTGCGCCGGACCTTCAAAACCGACATGGCGGACCTCGGCCCGGCTGTGGACACGCTCAAGGCGCAGGTGGGCGAGGAGGGCGCGCTGACCGGACAGCATTATCTGGCCATCGGGCTCTTCCTGCTGACCCTGGTGGGCTGGGTGGGGTTTTCGTCCGAGGTGGGCATGGGCACCATCGCCATCCTCGGGGCCACCCTGTTTCTGGTCACCGGGCTGGTCCGCTGGCAGGACATCAACTCGGGCGTCAACTGGGGCGTGGTCCTGCTCTATGCCGCAGCCATATCCCTGGGCGTGCAGATGCGCGACACCGGGGCCGCGGCCTGGCTGGCCGGGCTGTTCATGGACGGGCTGGCCCCGCTGGGCATGGACCGGGGCATCGGCCTGCTGGCCGCAGTCATGATCCTGACAACCCTGCTGACCAACACCATGAGCAACGGGGCTGCCGTGGCCGTGCTCGGCCCCATTGTCCTGTCCATTGCCATGGAGTCCGGGAGCAACCCTTTGGCCGTGGGCATGACCACGGCCATGTCCAGCGCCTTTGCCTATTTCACGGTCATCGGCACCCCGGCCTCGACCATTGTCCATTCGTCCGGCTACCTGCGCTCCTCGGACTTCATGCGGGTGGGCTGGCGCATGGCGCTCATGTCCTTTGCCGTGCTACTGCTGGCGTCGAAACTGTACTGGCCCCTGGTCGGGCTGTAA